The following are encoded together in the Lathyrus oleraceus cultivar Zhongwan6 chromosome 3, CAAS_Psat_ZW6_1.0, whole genome shotgun sequence genome:
- the LOC127130433 gene encoding uncharacterized protein LOC127130433: protein MAGEQHSDHSRPLVDHNINDGPPSHETDARDGHPSTPSPEPQNNGDASHARNLGAETFHPIPVPVEGDAVMIAMVHALNQAGSMLHQQHERIMALEAERREARPQPGSRMQQRSEPTKKRGRRSPEPHVSRARARRDGGRAGTSPRRGRSPDNNELSPLRSDEEDLHCPLSRAIMEAPLPKGMEKPPNLAVYDGTTDPDDHVDNVNAMLDYRNDITGHLKCRLFSTTLRKGAMAWYKSLAPESITSWRVMRSMFTRHFTASRRHPKTEATLEAIVQKKNETLRSYIERFNQEAVEVDTTEHMKKYLLERGLLPGSELSRAVGIEPPRTLNELLHKAQAYIRYEEKQVAHNARSGRNAGETDHSKREDASISRRNGDKRREERPRELREGRGPAGRYSEYTLLTAPRERILAECINSEFKQGRVRFPKPSAPKPYTDKSKYCRFHRSHGHVTEDCVHLKDAIEILIQEGHLKQYTRKNEAPRHDEPEKKRPREDTPPDNSPYPVALCVSRPEDFFLPEPLPEGKITALSPWENFPTTLVISGGGTNGESAALSVKRKFDELLLTAPEQKATLTKYRGKSNPISFFLEELPGGSPNSGIPLLIRAKMAQFDVRRILVDQGSSVDIMYVHLFKTLKLDKTNLAPYVGSDLQGFNGATTRPWGYVELLVTFGEQETAREVKIQFLVVDCPSLYNCIFGRPTLAELTAVPSTVHLKMKYYTKLGRVVTVHGDIEAARRCYDAAVKGQAVVSTKSNCNNKKLKTEDPARGVNAIDLDCRIGLDETEEGRFPKEPSLEHPVRPIPDGEFELIPLGDETEEGRFPKEPSLEHPVRPIPDGEFELIPLGDDPEKTVKIGKGLPEETREELVACLKENSDLFAWNAAEMPGLDPEIACHKLALDRAAKPIAQRRRKQSPEKAEAAERAVKDLLEANFISEAQYTTWLSNVVLVKKNNGKWRMCVDYTDLNRACPKDAFPLPNIDSLVDNSAGFKLLSFMDAYSGYNQIPMSPADKKHTAFMTPTGNYYYNVMPFGLKNAGATYQRMMNKVFKDEIGDMLEVYMDDMIVKSHEEIAHARHLAKVFEQARQCKMRFNPEKCTFGVRAGKFLGFYLTERGIEANPDKCRAFSEFPTPKTKKSIQSLNGVLASLSRFIAKSAQHALPFFRLLRKEATFDWTDECEQALLHLKKVLSQPPVLSRPSEKETLYLYLSVATEAVSAVLIRETDEGQKPIYFTSKALQGPELRYQQIEKVALALVNTARRLRYYFLAHTIKVRTDQPIKQLLGRPDMAGRMLKWSLELSEFDIQYESRKALKAQALADFVAEMTHCPTPAESAHKWTIFVDGASSTSGSGAGIILENEEGILIEVSLALAFPTSNNQAEYEAFLAGLRLAEDLGAKEVKISTDSQLVASQVRGEYRAKNDNLLEYLSLVKEKLDRFEKWEVQHIPREHNTRADVLSKLASTRKKGGNKSVIQEILPRPSIDKLPPPLEVNAIGDAHCWMTPIYNYLTRDELPADPKEATTVKRRACSLGEAKRAWVEELHSVLWAYRTTPHSTTGETPFRLTYGTEAVIPVEIRAPTRRTEEPLDEEMNDETLRAELDLVEEIRSEAALRETTLKQKIALRHDAKVIKREFQVGTLVLRRNQKNPREGKLAANWEGPYRVRDKTSNGAYYLENLQGERLARPWNAEKLRQYYS, encoded by the exons ATGGCCGGAGAACAACACAGCGATCACAGCCGTCCCCTCGTCGACCACAATATAAACGACGGCCCGCCATCCCATGAAACGGACGCTCGGGACGGTCATCCGTCCACCCCGTCTCCAGAGCCCCAAAACAACGGGGATGCCTCTCACGCCCGCAATTTAGGGGCAGAGACATTTCATCCCATTCCCGTTCCCGTTGAAGGAGACGCCGTAATGATTGCCATGGTGCATGCCCTCAATCAGGCCGGTTCTATGCTCCACCAGCAACACGAACGAATCATGGCCCTCGAAGCCGAACGACGAGAGGCCCGACCCCAGCCGGGGAGTAGGATGCAACAACGTTCGGAGCCAACGAAGAAGCGAGGACGTCGCTCTCCAGAACCCCACGTCAGCAGGGCCCGCGCCCGTCGTGACGGTGGTCGAGCGGGAACATCACCAAGGCGCGGACGCAGCCCCGACAACAACGAACTGTCTCCCCTAAGGAGCGACGAGGAAGATTTGCATTGCCCCCTGTCTCGGGCAATAATGGAAGCCCCGCTCCCCAAAGGCATGGAGAAACCACCAAATCTAGCTGTGTACGACGGGACTACCGATCCCGACGATCACGTCGACAACGTCAACGCGATGCTCGACTACCGCAATGATATAACCGGGCACCTCAAATGCCGACTGTTCTCAACGACCCTCAGGAAAGGGGCCATGGCTTGGTACAAAAGCTTGGCCCCTGAGTCCATTACGTCATGGAGAGTCATGAGGTCCATGTTCACCAGGCACTTTACAGCTTCCCGTCGTCACCCCAAGACTGAGGCGACCCTTGAAGCCATAGtgcagaagaagaatgaaacACTGCGCTCATACATCGAGCGATTCAACCAGGAAGCTGTCGAGGTAGATACCACCGAGCACATGAAGAAGTATCTCCTCGAGAGAGGCCTCCTGCCCGGCAGTGAACTTAGCAGAGCCGTAGGGATCGAGCCTCCCCGCACCTTAAACGAGCTCCTGCATAAAGCCCAGGCCTACATCAGATACGAGGAAAAGCAGGTGGCACACAATGCCCGCAGCGGACGTAACGCTGGGGAAACCGACCACTCGAAACGCGAGGACGCGAGCATTTCCCGTCGCAACGGAGACAAACGAAGAGAAGAAAGACCTCGCGAGCTCCGGGAAGGAAGAGGCCCCGCGGGCAGATATAGCGAGTACACCTTACTGACAGCTCCTCGAGAGCGTATCCTCGCAGAATGTATCAACTCTGAATTTAAGCAGGGCAGGGTCAGGTTCCCAAAACCGTCTGCACCAAAGCCCTACACCGACAAATCAAAGTACTGCCGGTTCCACAGAAGTCACGGGCACGTGACCGAAGACTGCGTCCACCTGAAGGATGCGATAGAAATTTTAATCCAAGAGGGGCACCTGAAGCAGTACACGAGGAAGAACGAAGCTCCCAGACACGACGAGCCAGAGAAGAAGAGACCCCGGGAAGACACACCCCCTGACAACTCTCCCTATCCAGTGGCCCTCTGCGTGTCACGACCGGAAGATTTCTTCCTCCCCGAACCCCTGCCCGAGGGCAAGATCACTGCACTCAGCCCCTGGGAAAACTTCCCTACCACACTGGTGATATCAGGAGGAGGAACTAACGGGGAATCCGCGGCCCTCTCCGTCAAACGTAAGTTCGACGAACTCCTACTGACTGCCCCCGAGCAGAAAGCGACATTGACAAAATACCGGGGAAAATCCAACCCAATATCCTTCTTCCTGGAGGAACTCCCGGGCGGGTCCCCGAACTCGGGCATCCCACTATTGATAAGGGCAAAGATGGCCCAATTCGACGTACGACGCATCCTGGTCGACCAAGGCAGCTCAGTGGATATCATGTACGTCCACCTCTTCAAGACCCTGAAGCTAGACAAGACCAACTTAGCCCCCTACGTCGGATCAGATCTCCAAGGATTCAACGGAGCAACAACCAGACCGTGGGGATATGTTGAGCTCCTCGTCACTTTCGGCGAACAAGAAACGGCCAGGGAAGTCAAAATCCAATTCCTGGTCGTAGACTGTCCGTCTCTCTACAATTGCATCTTTGGACGCCCGACACTGGCCGAACTCACCGCGGTCCCATCCACCGTCCACCTGAAGATGAAATACTACACCAAATTGGGACGCGTGGTCACCGTCCATGGAGACATCGAAGCAGCCCGGCGATGCTACGACGCCGCAGTAAAAGGACAGGCCGTAGTCAGCACGAAGAGCAACTGCAACAACAAAAAACTCAAGACCGAGGATCCTGCCCGAGGAGTCAACGCCATCGACCTCGACTGTCGCATCGGGCTGGACGAGACCGAAGAGGGGAGGTTCCCCAAGGAACCCTCTCTCGAACACCCGGTCCGACCAATTCCCGACGGGGAGTTCGAACTCATTCCTCTTGGGGACGAGACCGAAGAGGGGAGGTTCCCCAAGGAACCCTCTCTCGAACACCCGGTCCGACCAATTCCCGACGGGGAGTTCGAACTCATTCCTCTTGGGGACGATCCGGAAAAGACGGTGAAGATAGGTAAGGGACTACCCGAGGAAACAAGAGAAGAGCTAGTAGCATGCCTCAAAGAGAACTCCGACCTCTTCGCGTGGAATGCCGCAGAAATGCCCGGGCTGGACCCCGAGATCGCGTGTCATAAGCTAGCTTTAGACCGGGCAGCCAAGCCCATAGCACAGCGTAGACGCAAGCAATCGCCCGAAAAGGCAGAGGCTGCCGAGCGAGCTGTAAAAGACCTCTTAGAGGCAAATTTTATTTCTGAAGCCCAGTACACAACCTGGCTCTCTAATGTAGTCCTCgttaagaaaaataatggaaaatggcgtatgtgtgttgattatactgATCTTAATAGGGCTTGCCCGAAAGATGCTTTCCCCCTCCCTAATATAGACTCGCTCGTTGACAACTCTGCAGGTTTTAAACTCTTGTCCTTCATGGACGCATATAGTGGATACAACCAGATCCCTATGTCGCCCGCAGACAAGAAACACACAGCGTTCATGACCCCAACGGGCAATTACTATTACAACGTGATGCCGTTCGGGCTCAAGAACGCTGGCGCTACATACCAACGCATGATGAACAAAGTCTTCAAGGACGAAATAGGGGACATGCTCGAAGTGTACATGGACGACATGATCGTCAAATCACACGAGGAGATAGCCCATGCTCGGCACCTTGCGAAGGTATTCGAGCAGGCGAGACAGTGTAAAATGAGGTTCAACCCCGAAAAATGCACATTCGGAGTCCGGGCAGGCAAGTTCCTCGGTTTCTATCTCACCGAAAGAGGGATCGAGGCCAACCCCGACAAATGCCGGGCATTCTCGGAGTTTCCGACCCCGAAAACCAAAAAATCGATCCAGTCACTCAATGGAGTGCTCGCCTCACTCTCCCGTTTCATCGCCAAGTCCGCCCAGCACGCATTGCCATTCTTCAGACTCCTTCGCAAAGAGGCTACCTTCGACTGGACCGATGAATGCGAGCAAGCGCTACTCCATCTAAAGAAGGTTCTGTCCCAACCCCCGGTCTTATCACGGCCATCAGAAAAGGAAACCCTATACTTATACCTATCCGTGGCAACCGAGGCCGTCAGCGCCGTTCTAATAAGAGAAACCGACGAAGGACAAAAGCCCATCTATTTTACGAGTAAAGCACTCCAAGGTCCCGAGCTCCGATATCAGCAAATCGAAAAGGTCGCCCTGGCCCTCGTCAACACAGCGAGGAGACTACGATATTACTTCCTCGCACACACGATAAAGGTGAGGACCGACCAGCCAATCAAACAGCTGCTCGGGCGCCCGGATATGGCCGGGAGGATGCTCAAGTGGTCACTAGAACTCTCCGAATTCGACATACAATACGAAAGTAGGAAAGCCTTGAAAGCTCAGGCACTGGCCGACTTCGTCGCGGAGATGACCCACTGCCCGACTCCAGCAGAAAGCGCCCACAAATGGACGATCTTCGTCGATGGCGCCTCTAGCACATCAGGCAGCGGGGCCGGGATCATCCTCGAAAATGAAGAAGGGATCCTGATAGAGGTATCATTAGCGCTAGCGTTCCCAACATCAAACAAccaagccgaatacgaagccttCCTCGCAGGCCTGAGGTTAGCCGAGGACCTGGGAGCAAAAGAGGTAAAAATATCCACCGACTCCCAGCTCGTGGCCTCACAAGTGCGAGGAGAATACCGAGCCAAGAACGACAACCTCCTCGAGTACTTGTCCCTCGTCAAAGAAAAACTTGATAGATTTGAAAAATGGGAAGTTCAACACATACCCCGCGAGCACAACACACGGGCAGACGTTCTCTCGAAACTAGCCAGCACGAGGAAAAAGGGTGGGAATAAATCAGTAATCCAAGAAATTCTCCCTCGGCCCAGCATCGACAAACTACCGCCTCCACTCGAGGTCAACGCTATTGGAGATGCCCACTGTTGGATGACACCCATCTACAATTACCTCACACGAGACGAACTCCCGGCTGACCCGAAAGAGGCGACCACTGTCAAACGACGCGCATGCTC ACTCGGTGAGGCAAAGAGGGCATGGGTCGAGGAGCTACATAGCGTGCTATGGGCCTACCGCACGACACCACATTCTACCACCGGGGAAACCCCGTTCCGACTAACTTACGGCACCGAGGCAGTCATCCCGGTGGAGATACGGGCGCCAACGAGGAGGACGGAGGAGCCCCTAGACGAGGAAATGAACGATGAAACCCTTAGAGCCGAGCTCGACCTAGTCGAGGAGATACGTTCCGAAGCAGCTCTCAGGGAAACAACCCTCAAACAAAAAATAGCACTACGCCATGACGCGAAAGTCATAAAAAGAGAGTTCCAGGTCGGCACCCTGGTCCTCAGAAGAAACCAGAAAAACCCGAGAGAGGGCAAACTGGCGGCCAACTGGGAAGGCCCTTACCGCGTCCGCGACAAAACGAGCAACGGGGCCTATTACCTGGAAAACCTACAAGGAGAACGACTCGCTCGACCATGGAACGCAGAAAAACTTAGACAATATTACAGCTAA
- the LOC127126311 gene encoding probable galactinol--sucrose galactosyltransferase 2: MTVTPKISVNDGNLVVHGKTILKGVPENVVLTPGSGNGLLTGGAFIGATASNSKSLHVFPIGILEGLRFVCCFRFKLWWMTQRMGTCGRDIPLETQFMLIESKDSEGEEGNSPVIYTVLLPLLEGPFRSVLQGNEKSEIEICFESGDHAVETNQGLHMVYMHAGTNPFEVINQAVKAVEKHMQTFHHREKKRLPSFLDMFGWCTWDAFYTDVTAEGVEQGLKSLSEGGTPPRFLIIDDGWQQIESKAKDPGCVVQEGAQFATMLTGIKENAKFQKNKNEEHSEPTSGLKHLVDGVKKHHNVKNVYVWHALAGYWGGVKPAATGMEHYDTALAYPVQSPGVLGNQPDIVMDSLSVHGLGLVHPKKVFNFYNELHAYLASCGVDGVKVDVQNIIETLGAGHGGRVSLTRSYHHALEASIARNFSDNGCIACMCHNTDGLYSAKQTAVVRASDDFYPRDPASHTIHISSVAYNSLFLGEFMQPDWDMFHSLHPAAEYHAAARAIGGCPIYVSDKPGNHNFDLLKKLVLSDGSVLRAQLPGRPTRDSLFVDPARDRTSLLKIWNMNKCTGVVGVFNCQGAGWCKVEKKTRIHDISPGTLTSSVCASDVDLINQVAGAEWHGETIVYAYRSGEVIRLPKGVSIPVTLKVLEFELFHFCPIQEISSSISFATIGLMDMFNTGGAVEEVEIHRETDNKQELFEGEAVSSELITSLGPNRTTTATITLKVRGSGKFGVYSSQRPIKCMVDGTETDFNYDSETGLTTFIIPVPQEELYKWLIEIQV, translated from the exons ATGACGGTGACACCTAAAATCTCTGTTAACGATGGAAACTTGGTTGTTCATGGCAAGACTATACTTAAAGGAGTTCCAGAAAATGTTGTGCTTACTCCAGGTTCTGGCAACGGTCTTCTTACCGGCGGTGCGTTCATCGGTGCAACTGCTTCCAATTCCAAAAGCCTACATGTTTTCCCGATCGGAATCTTAGA GGGGCTTCGGTTTGTGTGTTGCTTCCGGTTCAAGTTATGGTGGATGACACAGAGAATGGGAACTTGTGGGAGGGATATTCCTCTTGAGACTCAGTTTATGCTTATAGAGAGCAAAGACAGTGAAGGGGAAGAGGGAAATTCTCCGGTTATTTACACTGTTTTGCTTCCTCTATTGGAAGGCCCGTTTCGATCTGTTCTACAAGGAAATGAGAAAAGCGAGATCGAGATTTGCTTTGAGAGTG GTGATCATGCTGTTGAGACTAATCAAGGCCTTCACATGGTTTACATGCATGCTGGCACCAACCCTTTTGAAGTCATCAACCAAGCTGTCAA GGCTGTGGAAAAGCACATGCAAACATTTCATCATCGTGAGAAGAAAAGG CTGCCATCTTTTCTTGACATGTTTGGTTGGTGCACATGGGATGCTTTCTATACTGATGTAACAGCTGAGGGCGTTGAACAAGGCCTGAAAAG TCTATCAGAGGGAGGTACACCTCCGCGGTTTCTCATCATAGATGATGGCTGGCAACAGATTGAAAGTAAAGCAAAGGATCCTGGCTGTGTTGTGCAAGAAGGAGCACA GTTTGCTACTATGTTGACTGGTATTAAAGAGAatgcaaaatttcaaaagaataaaaatgaaGAGCACAGCGAACCGACATCGGGTCTTAAACATCTTGTTGACGGAGTGAAGAAACATCACAATGTCAA AAATGTTTATGTATGGCATGCACTAGCTGGTTATTGGGGTGGAGTGAAGCCAGCAGCAACTGGCATGGAACATTATGACACGGCTTTGGCATACCCGGTGCAATCGCCCGGAGTATTAGGAAACCAACCAGACATTGTCATGGACAGCTTGTCTGTACATGGCCTCGGTCTAGTACATCCAAAGAAGGTTTTCAACTTCTACAATGAGCTCCATGCTTATTTAGCTTCATGTGGAGTAGATGGAGTGAAGGTGGACGTGCAAAACATTATTGAAACCCTTGGCGCAGGACACGGTGGCCGAGTCTCACTTACCCGCAGCTATCATCATGCACTCGAGGCTTCCATTGCTCGTAACTTTTCCGACAATGGATGCATAGCGTGTATGTGTCATAACACTGATGGACTTTATAGTGCTAAGCAGACTGCTGTTGTGAGAGCCTCTGATGATTTTTACCCACGTGATCCTGCTTCCCACACGATCCATATTTCGTCTGTTGCATACAATTCACTTTTCCTTGGAGAGTTTATGCAACCAGATTGGGACATGTTCCAC AGTTTACATCCAGCAGCTGAGTATCATGCTGCAGCTCGTGCAATCGGTGGATGTCCAATTTATGTCAG TGATAAGCCTGGCAACCACAATTTTGATCTTCTTAAGAAATTGGTTCTTTCTGATGGTTCAGTTCTCCGCGCTCAGTTGCCTGGCAGACCTACACGTGACTCTCTATTTGTTGATCCGGCGAGAGATAGGACTAG CCTGCTCAAAATATGGAACATGAACAAATGTACTGGAGTTGTTGGTGTATTTAACTGCCAAGGTGCTGGGTGGTGCAAGGTAGAGAAGAAAACCCGCATCCATGATATATCTCCTGGCACACTTACTAGCTCTGTTTGTGCCTCTGATGTTGATCTCATCAACCAAGTAGCTGGTGCTGAATGGCATGGGGAGACTATTGTTTATGCTTACAGATCAG GCGAGGTGATCCGGCTACCGAAAGGTGTTTCAATTCCAGTGACACTAAAGGTTCTGGAGTTTGAACTTTTCCATTTCTGTCCAATCCAA GAAATTTCATCCAGTATATCATTTGCAACAATAGGCCTAATGGATATGTTCAACACTGGAGGAGCTGTGGAAGAGGTCGAAATTCATAGAGAGACTGACAACAAACAAGAACTATTTGAAGGAGAGGCTGTATCGTCGGAACTGATAACTTCTCTAGGTCCTAACCGAACGACAACAGCAACTATTACTTTGAAAGTTAGAGGAAGTGGAAAGTTTGGAGTTTACTCCTCGCAGCGTCCAATAAAGTGCATGGTGGATGGGACTGAAACTGACTTCAACTATGACTCAGAAACTGGATTGACAACCTTCATCATCCCAGTTCCTCAAGAGGAGTTGTATAAATGGTTAATTGAGATTCAAGTTTAA